The region GAGAGACTACGCAACTGAACCATGGTCTCATTCGAATAAACAGTGCTCAATAAATGCTCCCAAGATGTGAACCAGAAGATGCTACAGCGGTTTGTGTATTTATTGGATGACCaaacattacagaaaataaaacattagAAACAGACCATCTTGTTCAGAATGGCTGTTAGGTGTCTTATTTTCCTATCACCCTCAAAGGGTGCTCAGTGTCCTGCCACCTCCCCTAACTACTTCTTGCTTCCACGTCTTCACATCTTCATTTGCACTTGTCATCCTTCTGGTCTCTACTCAGTATTGGCTGGGACTCCCTTCGGAGGCATGGATGCTGTTCCTTAGCAGGCCAGAGGGGTCACCCTAAAGCAGTGAGAGCCATTCTTTTTCACCACTGGCTGAATACTGTAGCCCCAACATGCTCTTCCTCCTACcaccaggaggaaaaaaaaatcaaaaccagaatTGGAGTCAGGTCTGACTGAACTTTTCTCTCCTAATGTACCAACACAAAGCAGGGCTGGAGAGTCATGGGGGCCGTGTGGATAGCTTATGTTTTGTTATCTTTGCTGTAGTGATCCAGTTTATGGTAAACAAATGTGATGACCCTAAAGGAACATTAAAATGAAAGTTCTGCTTTCCAAATCTTTACTGTACTgcagcttgatcctgcaaacgtTGACCTTGATGGGGCAACCCCCTTTACTGACATTACTCATGCGCATAATGAGAATGAGGTCTTTAGCTGCTCCAGAGAGAACAAGACGTGTGCTTTGTCCTATGCTGTCCCACCGTCCTGGGTGGAGCTTCCTGTAATATTTATCTGTGAAGCCACCTCATTATCCGccttccttaaaactctcctttgccatatTGCCTACAAAAATCTTGATGATGGATACTACTGCCTCTTGTGTTGACCAATATTTttccattgtttccttgtaccccACCCCTCCATTGGCcgcctgtctgtatccatctgttgtctcctgtctcaaacttagattggaagctcttttgGACAGGTGccttctttctgttctgtgtttgtacagcacctagcacaaaggagtCCTGGGTCATGTCTAAGGCTCCTAAgtgctgtggtaatacaaatcaataatattaattaatgttttatttaactaattaatACCAAGAGAAGCCTATCTTTTCAGCATGTAAAAAGGCATTTTCCTTTCCAGTGTCATGGTTCATAATTGTACTAATAGCCCCTAGGTCAGAGATAGTCAGTAGgtggaccatgggccaaatccggaccgccagatacttttgaacagacccctaaatatttttatttaattattactattatcatcttgggttttttattattttctctggagtctggaccttgactataccttgaccaagaaatttggactttgacaaaaataattgactacccctgctctaggtcaTTTCAGAGAGTTATTGACTTTCTGGGTTTAAGGGCCTGAGTCCAAGAGGTGGGGTTTTGCTTGTTGGCACATAGACATTTAGAGTGTGTCTACACgacaacccccccatccccaaaaatgagtctcagagcctgggtcttcAGCCTTGGGCTCACACTCTAAACATAACGATGTAGATGTTGCGGTTGGAGTTCGGGCTCCAAAAACCTCCCCAGGCGTTAAAGCCcgagttccagcctgagcccaaatatctacacagctattttgagCACTGTCGGGTGAGTCCATGTCTGCAGAGCCAGGCTCGGAGACTTGCTGccgtgggtttttttgtttgtttagtgtagacctacccttagagccTTCTCCCGCAGAAGATAAAATCACATCACATTTGCTGATCTTCCTATTCTGTGTACCACTCAGTACACTGCTTAACTTACAGCTGGGCCCATCTTCTAAAGGAAGGATCTCCGTGCATCAGTGCCCCAGACTGGGTAGCACACGTTTCACTAGGGggcaccagagcagcagctggaagagagagagaatttcttcAAGGACGATGACTGTACTTCACTGTAACGTATATAAACCTACTGAATATAGTCACCCTTAGGTAAAGCAAAATGATAAGCTACTGCCACATTCTTGGCTAACATCAGAACTCAACAAAACTGTGTAGGTGAGTGGAGTGGCACTGGAGCTGGTATAATCCCCATGAGAGACGCATGTGCTGTTTGGCATAAGTGATCAGAAAAGGATTCAGCTCATTTAAAAACAAGCACCGACGTACCTAAATGTCTCAATGTTAAAAATGCTCAGAGCCTTATAAAAGCAAATGGCACATTGCTCTCTGATTCAAAGAGCATTTCAAATCCTTAATGATCTGCTTGCAAAAAATTCTATATTTTACAtttcttaatcatttccctgaTACCTATGACTAGGTGAGTTAATACATTGAAAGCCTTGAATATATCTGCTTCAGTTGTAATGGCCACCAAACAATCATTATCTAGCTCATCCATTGTTGTGTGTTACAGGACGAAGCACTGGAAATGCCTTGCTTGCCACCACATGAGTGGGGATAAAAATCCTGAATCCTGGTCAAAGTTAGGAGCATCAGTCCTTGACTTTGTTGACTAGCAGAGCTTGTCATCTTGTAAAACTGAGAACATATAGTGGGAAGATACATCCTTAAACCTTCACAACTAAGCTTCCCAGAAGCAGCTTTTTCAGAAACTATTTAAGGTCTAGGGGGAAAGCTGAAGTGATGTTTAATCCCCAAACTTTAGATATTCCAGCTGCGATTTTTGACAATGGATCAGGGCTATGTAAAGCTGGCCTGTCAGGAGAAATTGGTCCAAGACACATCATTCCTACAGTTATTGGCTTCCCCAAAACAAATATGTCACTGTCAGGAGCAGCTCAGAAGGACTGCCGTGTGGGAGAAGAAGCCCAGCACAAACAGGATGTGTTGTCTTTGAAGTATCCCATTGAACATGGTATAGTTACATCTTACGATGATATGGAGAAGATCTGGAAGCATATCTATGAGCATGAATTGGGACTGAAAGCCTCTGAGAGGCCTGTGCTAATGACTGAGACCTCTTTGAACCCAATGGAGAATCGAAAAAAACTGACTCAGCTGATGTTTGAACGGTTTAAGGTGCCTGCTTTCTACCTGTCTGTCCATGCCATATTGTCGCTCTATGCCTCAGCACGCATCACAGGACTGGTCATAGACAGTGGATTTGGTGTTACCCAGACGGTACCAGTCTACGAAGGGTACTACTTACCCCATGCTGTCTCCAGGCTGGAGGTCGCAGGCAGAGAGATCACAGAGTTCCTCGCGAAGCTCCTGGTGGAAAGTGGGCAACGCTTTGAGAGCCTGGCGAAGAAGAAGACTATCATAGAGGACATCAAGGAGAAGTTGTGCTACGTGGCTCCTGATCCACACAAAGAATTAGCCAAGAGGCCAGAAGAGGTCCTGAAAGAATATAAACTGCCTGATGGGACTCTAGTCAGTATTGGCAGCCCACTCTTTCAAGCACCAGAGATCCTCTTTGCGCCAGGTAGCACTGGTAACGATGCACCAGGCCTTGATAGGATGATTGCTCACAGTGTTTCAGAGTGTGACGTCAATATTCACAACACTCTCTATGGGAACATGGTGCTGTCGGGTGGTTCGTCCCTCTTTCATGGGCTGGATGAGAGGATTTTTAAGGGACTAGAACACCAGGTCCCCAAAGGGGTTCCTATAAAGATCATAGCACCCACAGACAGGTGGTTTTCTGCATGGATCGGGGCTTCTGTAATTACTTCCTTGACCAGCTTCAAGGAAATGTGGATCACTGCAGCTGATTACAAGGATTTTGGACCAAACATTGTCCAAAGAAGATGTTTTTAAGAGGACTTATGTAAAACTAGCCAGCATCCATTCAGGACAGTGGCAGTTCTTGCATTTGCTagttaaaatgaaataataaagtCCTTGGACAGAAGTTTGGCTTTTTCTAATTGTATACTTGGCCTCAGAGTCATGGAAATTAGAGATGGAGACCTCTGGTCTGTTCAATTCCATGGCCTTTGCAGCGCTGTTCCCTTGATTAAAGACCTTATCTTCAGTAATACAAAATAATCTGCTAAAATGATTCTTACTGGTGTtaattttaaagcttttaaaataaagcagGGTGAGAGTCTAccgctgggaaactgaggcacaaagggattacaagtaagtgacttgcccaagatttagatgaagtctgtggcagtgccaggaattgaacctagctCTCCTGCATCTCCATTCTGTGCCTTAACCCTGAGATTGGTTGGTGTGGGTGAGTGTGAGATCATCACCCGCAGCAAAGAAAGCTGAGCGAGAGAGCACAATAGAGAAAGATAGAGCGTTAGAGAGATCAGGGGACATTGAGATGACCCCAGAAGGGTCTGGGAAGCTGAGATCATACTGAAGGGCAGGAGGGCCCAGTCATAACAGCTGCCATTCTGTGTCAgcccaatggtctatctagctcaGTACCTGCTTCTGACAGAGGCCGGTACCAGAGCTTCAGGCAGCGTGTACAGAACAGTGAAATGATCCACCCTTGTCTCCCCCTCGCACAAAGGCTGTGTCAGACGGCCCCGTTGACTTAATAACAATAAATACTAAGGGTACATTAAGAGACACCGCATGCAGCTCCTAGCCCAGGCAAAGGCAGCTATGGAGCCCCCTTAGCATCCTCCTGATCACGCACTGCTCTGTGGACTGGAGAGGCCCCGGCATAATTTAGACAGCTGGGGATCCCTGTAGGGCTGTATGTAGTAGCTTGGTTCCTGCTGTGCCTCCATGTCAGTTTATGAGGGGGCCCTCAGAAGTcagcctgacagctgcctgctCCAGGGGAATGCTCCGTGACCAGAACTTTAAACGCCCAGGGTAAAACACCAGAGGAGGGGTGAGCATCTCCCCGCAGGTCTTTATTGATATAGTCATCATttgtgggcttgatccaaagccccctggagtcaatgagagtctttccgtTTAGGCCTTTGCATCAGGCCCCATGTCTGTCTGTTTTTTGTGTCTCAGAGCCACATCTGgccagaggaggaagagaagtgaGGGTATAATAAATATGTACAGTACAAAGCTTGTCCCAAGCCAGCTGCGGTTCTGACATGTTGGGGTGCTACATGGTGACTCAGGAAGCCGTGGGGAGCTTGGAAACTCATTACTGATAGATCCAAAGACTGGAAGGTCCAAAACTTCTGGAGCTTTTCTGATAACCCGGTAGCTAAGAAAAGGGACTGGAAATCTCAAAGGGGAGATCCAAACATTTCTAATAATTCATGGTTTCAATCAACTCTAAAATGTCAACATCTCTGCTGAGGCTAGGGACTGTAGAGGTGCATAACCCAGGCTGACTAACAGATTTTGGCTCTGCAATATGGCTTGGCTGAACTTGGTTTTTATAGTATCCAAACTGGTTTGCCACTCCTTAATGTTATTTTTCCACGCTAGCCTGTGGAAATAGCTAGCAGACTAACCACACTCGCTTGCACTCCCAGCAGAGACACAGTCCATCCACCCCTCTCTATATTACCCTTGGGGTGGCAGGATGGTGCTGCACTGACCTCTCGGAGGGCCTGAGGCTATAGCCTACAGTCTAGACCGTGGGAAAGTTCTTGGCTTTATTGTCATATTTAAAAGTGGCTTAGCAAGAATTTATTTTGCTGGTGAATGTAACTTTCCAGATGAACAATTTTCATTTAAACGTATCAGTGTTCAACATTCCCAGTTTTGATCCATTTGGAGAATCCTTCCTAAACTGCCAGAACAATTCCTCAGGCCAACGAACAAGGGCTCagaagccccagctgagatcagggcccttttGTGGtcggtgctgtacagacacatcatAAGAAACTGTCACCGCCTCAAAGAGCTTTCAGTATAAATTCaattataataaagttctgttccaGTGGAGATGGGTGACCTTAGAGAGACGTGTGTTTGCTGCTAATTACTCAGTTGCAGATCATGGAAAATTATGACTACAATAATGGGTTGCCCTTGTATAGCCCCTTTCctttgaagatctcaaagcatcaATTCCTCCTGCCAAGCatctgtttctctctccctcaccaCAACCCATCCCCATTTgacaaactgaattttaaaatgatgTAATGTCAGAAGAGACACAGAGGCATTTTCAGCATCATGTTTTTACATCACTGCTCTTTTCTGATGTTCGCCATCAAAGGGCTGAataatgattaaaaatatatatatactcatTTTTACAAGCCTGCCATGGACACTTGCATAGTGTTATAAATGTTCCAGACCTGGCTCTGAGCTCATTAAGTAGGCACAATTCCACTCACGTCAGTAGATTTACCCGAGTTACAGAGTACACCAGAGTAACTGAGATCGGTAATTAGCCCGCCATGTTTGTGAGAACCAAAGGTTAATTAGGGGGAGTGGGTCAGGATTTTGGGTTGACCGGTTGAGTCGTCAAAGGTTCTAGACTCATGTTGATTATTGAAAGAAATATGACCCACTCTCTTcttataaataacaggagtacttgtggcaccttagagactaacaaatttgttagtctctaaggtgccacaagtactcctgttatttttgcggatacagactaacacggctgctactctgaaacctctcttctTATATATGTTCTTAAAACACTTACACAAACacaaataaaattgaaaaaactTAACACCAAAGTTAAGCtactgttaataataataaatgtagaCTGAAGCAATACAACTATTAGATCAAGTAATCAGTAAGTCAGTCTCAACAAATTGGCCTTACCCTTGATTCTTACGACTTGCACACTTGCATACTCCATCTACCTTGTAGCGCCTCCCTCTAAGGTCTTTGGACAAGATAGTGGAGCCCTGCAACTTGGTCCAATCAGGTTCAAACTAGGTCAGCCTTAGCAAGCATCAATTTGGAAGAGTTGTGCTTCAGtcagccatttttaaaatattcagtgttTTAAATACCACAGAGACACTGAACCCAAGCCTCCCCGCTCCCCAAAATGGACACATTTGGGGAAACTGGCATGGACTTATCCTGGTGAAAAGGATTTGAGATGACCTTGGGTCACCATTTTATGGAAAATTCAACACAAAAATCCTGTTAAAAACAGCTGATGGGCTGGGTTCTTTTTCAACAACCAGTTACTCAACTTTCATCCAACTGCAAACGAAAAAATAAGTTTGAACAACTTATGATCCATGTCATTCTCACAAACAAGACAATTTATGGTAACCTTTATATTTTGGAACTGGCCATTATTGCAAACAATAACGTTTACAGTAATCTTTCTATCTGGGAACTGGGCTGCAAGTCAAACACTTTATCTTCTGGAATCCTCATCTTGAGACGTTACTTCAAAAGCTATCAAGATGAAACCCATATAAGCagtacaatatttaaaattaatttaaggtCTGTATACCCACATGGGCCACTTCTCTAGCATATTTTGGACTCTAGTTACATAGGAGCCAAGCAACTGGGTGTCTGTTTTTCCACAGCTTTCTTTACCTCATGGAGTGATTTATGGACTCAGAACATGGGGTTAAGTCTTCTCAGGATGTTTCCATCATCAAGGAACTGGATAGTCATGAGAAGACCAAATACCATGTTAATTAGGCATTAACAACGgagttaaaacaaaaatataatataagCAAATGCAAGCACTAGAACCTGTCCCCACTGTATGTGATGGTCTGACTATGAGTTGTGCCTCTGTTATAATTAATCTGGGAGAATAAGAATGGCTCAGTCATAGGGAGAGAAGCAAAACTCTTCATACTGGTGACTTTCAAGGCATTCTCTCAGGCCTTTCGGAAGGGAGCAATATTCATTAGGTGGCCATGACAAGCTGTTAGCTCAGGGGGACTCAGCAGAATGTTCCCATTTGTGACTCTCAAGAATCTAGAATATTTAACTAGACATTCTATGTCACCCGAGCAGAAGCACAGAGCCAGAGAGAGGGCTGCCTGGAGACTGCTTCCGTCTTGCCAGAGAATGTCTGAATCCAAGATCTTAGATCTCCCTGCTGTGATTTTTGACAATGGATCTGGGCTGTGCAAAGCCGGCCTGTCGGGAGAGCAGGCACCAAGGTCAGTCATTGCAACTGTCGTCGGCTACCCCAAATCCAAAGCGATCATGTTTGGAGCTGGTCATAGGGAGTATTATGTCGGAGAAGAAGCCCAGTCCAAGAGGGGCATCCTGTCTTTTAAGTACCCAATGGAACATGGCATAGTTACCTCGTGGGAGGACATGGAGAAGATCTGGTGGCATTTGTTTAAGCATGAACTCAAGATGAAGCCCAGCGAGAGGCCAGTGTTACTGACCGAGGCGCCACTGAACACAGTGTCGAACCGAGAAAAAATGGCCGAGATCATGTTTGAAGGTTTCCAAGTGCCTGCCATATTTGTGGCTCTGCAAGCTCTGATGGCCCTTTACGCTTCAGCCCGCACGACGGGATTAGTGCTGGACAGTGGAGATGGCGTGACCCTGACAGTCCCTGTCTACAAAGGCCACTGCTTACTCCATGGTGTTTCCAGGCTGGATTTTGCAGGCAGAGATATTACTAAATACCTTGCTCAGCTGCTCTTGGAGACTGGATGTTCCTTCGTGAGCACGGCAGAGAAGGAAATTGTGAAGGACATCAAGGAGAAGCTGTGCTTTGTGGCCGTAGAGCCCAgccaaaaaaatcaggaaaagccCAACAGGCTCGGACGGGAGTATATTCTCCCAGATGGCAATGCCATCAAGCTTACCGACCAGCTGTTCAGAGCTCCTGAAACCCTTTTTGTGCCAGCTAATGCTGGCATCGAGGCACCAGGGATTGACAAAATGATCCTTCAAAGCGTTATGAAATGCGATGGAAATATCCACCCTGATATCATGAGGAATGTGGTATTGTCAGGCGGGTCGACCCTTTTCCGAGGTCTCAACGAGAGACTTCTAAAGGAGCTGCAAACTCAGAGCCCCAGCACAATCCCTGTAAAGCTCCTAGTGCCCCGAGATAGGATGTACTCTGTGTGGATTGGGGCTTCCGTCCTCACCAGCTTAACATCATTTAGGGACATGTGGGTCACGAGTGAAGACTACAAGAAAACTGGACCATCTGTGCTTCAGAGAAAATGCTTCTGAGAAGACCAACCATCCAGAAAAACACAACACCAACCTGAACAGCTGGAGAGCAGCTAATAAATCATCGCAAAAATAATTGATTTGTAGTAAGTGATTTTATGGCTTGGTAAAGAAAGAGCCCTTGTTCTGTGCCTTATTTTTTTTTGCTATCCAGCATGCTGGTTTTAATTCTATAAATGTGTTGATCCTTGCTGGAACTGCAAATAGTTTGTCAGACTTTTAAACTCTAGAGAACAAGCCACCTCCATCGTATGTCTGGGAGGGCAGGCTCACTGCCCTTCACCGTAAGCTACCAAAAGGTAGAAAGGGACCGCTGATGAAAAAATAGAGGGCTCTGGTGTACTGCTGACCCTTTGCTGTGGCACTGGAAGTCTCTTGTGGCAGCCATGGTGAGCCTGGAAGAAGCCCAGAAAGAGTTGagcttttaagtttgtttttctATATGAAATGAAAAGAAGTTGGTGGAGTTGTTAAAGGAAGGGCCTGGGAATTAAGGTTCCTATGTTCTATTCCAAGCTATGCCATTGATTAGCCACACAACACCACGTTAATCACTTCACCccccctgtacctcagtttccttttCTATGGTTTACCCCTCTATTCAGGTAACTTCCTACAGCACAAAGACGATGTGATGcttaattaaaatatgtaaagTAATCTGAGATCCTTGGGTGAAAGGTATTGATTTCTGgttattgtgttttttttcatgAGATCCCCTGACAAGTTTTGCAGAGTTAGGAGCTTGGATGAAGTTCAAATATCCACACTTTTAAGTGCCTGTCTAAACAGGAGAACCACTACACAGAACCCACCTCTATATTCAAGTCCTACTTCCAACTGCTAACTGCCCATAATAACTACTGCagcagatcttcaactggtgtgaGTTGTGTTAGCTGAAGGTGAGGGGTGACTGTCCAAAGTAGGTGTCAGTGTTAGCAGCTGTGCCTCCTACCCCAGCAGCCCTACTCCCCTAATGTGCAACTACTAGACTCCTTGGAGAAAGGTCTTGCAGAGACTGGTCTAGATGATTCAGTTAAACAGAAGGGAAGGCTCTTCTGCTCACCTCAAGATGACTTTCCTTTCCACAAGCTGTGGCTCTGCTGTGCTGTTCCTCCCACAGTTCTGactccagtagggtgaccagacagcaactttgaaaaatcgggacaggggttggggggtaataggagcctatatacgaaaaagaccccaaaatcgggactgtccctataaaatcgggacatctggtcaccctagactccAGCCTCTCTTCAGCCAGCACTGCCTGTTGTGCTGAATGCTGCGATGGTTTCATCACATTGGATAGCTGACCACAGGGCCTGGGATGAGACCCACCTAAAGGCATTTTCGCTTGTGAACGCAGCAAAAGAATTGAACCAAAGAACTCACGAGGTAAAAGTTTAGTGGTTTAATTCGCAGCATCACCTAGCCCCTGAGGGCTGAGATTGTTGAGATATACGTTACTCCATTAAGTTAATGTACATGCTCAGAGTGCTTACAGAGCTGTTATGAAATCTGATTCAGCGATCTTAAATCTTTGTTCTATTACAGTATGTTACCTTTTAGCAGCCCACTGGAAATGTGTAAACAAATGAGGTACAACTGTAGacagtttaaatattttacagCTCACTGACTTCCATCTGAGAAGGGATTTACAGTAACTTAAGTGTTCAGACTCCTGCTCCAATAATCCAATGCAGATAAAAATGCAAAACACATCGCCCTGGAAAGCATGGGAAATTTGACAGAATGGAGCACCTCACGGTTGTTGTCGGCATGGGAAAAACAAAGAGAACTATTTCCTTGCCAACACAGAGCCAGAGAGAAACACAATCACATGCCATTAGCAGAGAAAGTGAAGAACTCACAGACATCAATACACTCCTTTAATAACGTTTCACACCTAGCGGGCCAGAGAgttagctggtgtaaaccagtggGCGCGATGGCCATTTAcaacagttgaggatctggcccacagtatcTAGCGCCTTTTATATGAGGCTCTCAAGCCCTTATTAAAGTCACATGACTCCCACCCTGTGAAGTGGGCCTTGCTGATTCCATTTTACTGGTAAATGACTTGCTCACACAGCAAAACTGTAGCAGAGCTGCATATCGGACCCAGGAGTCTAGACTCCTAATCAGTTTCTTTAACCACTGGCCTACACTGATCTTCAAAGGAACCGCGTTTCCACTCTGTAGTGCTCACCTGGAATTCCTGCCCtactcttatttcagttttacTTTAAGAAAGCCTTGGGTCTTTTGCCTTAAACGTTTTGAAGTCgcaccctcctcccagccctgggaccgCAACTGTGAAGCCATGACCCCCTACCTTAATCCAGTCCTGCCTATGCTGACCCTCGCCTCTGGATAGCTAGAGATCGTCATTCACCAAGGCTGTTAGTCTTCCCAGCatcaagagaggaaggatggtcttgtggtttatACCCTgcattgggactcaggagagctgggtgtaatttctggctctgccacagctgCCTTGTTCACCTTTGAGCAAGCTACttaatctctgtgtgcctcagtgcctcacctgtaaaatggggatcataataTTTCCTTTGACTCACTTGTCAAGTTAGCTTGTAAAcgctttggggcaaggaccatctcgtattatgtacagcccctagcacaatgcggTCCTGATTTTGGTTGGGGCCACTAGGTTCTGCCATAATAaatctttcaccagcagaaaaaATGACTTTAAACTAGAGATGTGGCTGTGTGGGAGAATCTGTGCCCATATTCCCGGGCCCCTGGGCCTTCAAGGAATAACCACCATCATTTGAAAAGATGACACCGGGCTGTATAAACATATCTACTTGCTACTGGCAATTCTCTCTCCCACATCCCCCCACATCTAGCTTAGCTTCCAACCTAGCAACGGTGCCTCACTTTCTTTTAAATGTACATTTCCCGGGCTGAACAAATCTACAGGTTTTATTGCCCATGTGCATCCGATCATGTCAGGCTGGGACGATGCAAACTGAGTACCCAAAACAATGTGGTTATTGTCACCCTGCCTATTGCTGGCTTCAAGCTCTTGAGAAATGTAGGAGaactctccccctcaccccccacccccttatcacATGCACAGCAAAAGGGTTGGGCTCAAACCTACACTAGACACATCATAATTTTCTCTGTTATTCCAGTAGCCTggttccttcccccttccccttttcAGCAGCGTGAAAACTCTGATGTAAAAAAAGAGGTGACCACACTCCTATCCCTCTTACAGGTAGTGAGACGTTAAGAGGTGCCAGCAGGCAGCTTGTGCGTAAAGCAGGAAGTGAAGGATCTTAAGCCAGGTAGGTTGCTTTCCAGCTGAGTCTATTTcagaaggagttggggggggggaaatttgaGTGGAGGGAaccagggcagagagagagagagaacaggccCATGCACACTCTGTTACATGCTAGCAGGAAAAAAGAATTGTTCTTAGGCACATGGGTCTGATACCTGGAGCAGTTCCTGTGGGCCACCTAGCcaagtgtcctgtctctgacagtagccttACCAGATATGtcagaagaaggtgtaagaaTCCCTCACTAGGCAGAGAGATCTTTAGAGATGCCCTCATGACCCAGGTCTGAAAGTGATCCcttatcagtggttctcaaacttctgtactggtgacccctttcaaataagCCTATGAGTGCaaaccccccccttataaattaaaaacacttttttatatagttaacaccattataaatgctggaggcaaagcgaggtttggggtggaggctgacagctcgcgccccctatgtaataacctggcgcccccctgaggggtcctgacccccagtttgagaacccctgccttacatagtgtgggagaggggggaatatTGCCAGTAGAGGCAGAAAAATATCTGGCCTCAATTTCCTCCTCCTCTAAATGGATATAGTTCCATCAACTTCATTTACTCCAGTAGAgagtttggcccagctgccttcATTTTTGACCTTTGTGCTGCTGGGAGCGCATTTGGCTGTGATGAATTTGACGGTAAAGGG is a window of Emys orbicularis isolate rEmyOrb1 chromosome 22, rEmyOrb1.hap1, whole genome shotgun sequence DNA encoding:
- the LOC135893454 gene encoding actin-1-like isoform X2, producing MFGAGHREYYVGEEAQSKRGILSFKYPMEHGIVTSWEDMEKIWWHLFKHELKMKPSERPVLLTEAPLNTVSNREKMAEIMFEGFQVPAIFVALQALMALYASARTTGLVLDSGDGVTLTVPVYKGHCLLHGVSRLDFAGRDITKYLAQLLLETGCSFVSTAEKEIVKDIKEKLCFVAVEPSQKNQEKPNRLGREYILPDGNAIKLTDQLFRAPETLFVPANAGIEAPGIDKMILQSVMKCDGNIHPDIMRNVVLSGGSTLFRGLNERLLKELQTQSPSTIPVKLLVPRDRMYSVWIGASVLTSLTSFRDMWVTSEDYKKTGPSVLQRKCF
- the LOC135893357 gene encoding actin-related protein T2-like, whose amino-acid sequence is MFDPKILDIPAVIFDNGSGLCKAGIAGDSAPRSVITAIVGRSKAKATMLGAGQKEFYVGEEAQSKRGVLSLNYPIDHGIVTSWDDMERIWRHVYECELRIKASDRPVLLTEAPLNPLQNREKMTEIMFEGFKVPAMYVAVQATLALYASARTTGIVMDSGDGVTHTVPIYEGYCLPHAVSRLDIAGRDITEYFMRLLLESGHSFVSTAEREIVKDIKEKLCYVALDPVKETKAKPEEILKEYKLPDGNIIKIGNQLFRAPETLFMPANIGIEAPGVHKMIFNSVMKCDIDVRRDLYDNVLLSGGSTLFPGLDERILREMQRQVPIGMAVRVIAPPERKYCVWIGASILTCLSAFKQMWVTVSDYKEFGAAVVHRKLMFNPQTLDIPAAIFDNGSGLCKAGLSGEIGPRHIIPTVIGFPKTNMSLSGAAQKDCRVGEEAQHKQDVLSLKYPIEHGIVTSYDDMEKIWKHIYEHELGLKASERPVLMTETSLNPMENRKKLTQLMFERFKVPAFYLSVHAILSLYASARITGLVIDSGFGVTQTVPVYEGYYLPHAVSRLEVAGREITEFLAKLLVESGQRFESLAKKKTIIEDIKEKLCYVAPDPHKELAKRPEEVLKEYKLPDGTLVSIGSPLFQAPEILFAPGSTGNDAPGLDRMIAHSVSECDVNIHNTLYGNMVLSGGSSLFHGLDERIFKGLEHQVPKGVPIKIIAPTDRWFSAWIGASVITSLTSFKEMWITAADYKDFGPNIVQRRCF
- the LOC135893454 gene encoding uncharacterized protein LOC135893454 isoform X1 is translated as MSESKILDLPAVIFDNGSGLCKAGLSGEQAPRSVIATVVGYPKSKAIMFGAGHREYYVGEEAQSKRGILSFKYPMEHGIVTSWEDMEKIWWHLFKHELKMKPSERPVLLTEAPLNTVSNREKMAEIMFEGFQVPAIFVALQALMALYASARTTGLVLDSGDGVTLTVPVYKGHCLLHGVSRLDFAGRDITKYLAQLLLETGCSFVSTAEKEIVKDIKEKLCFVAVEPSQKNQEKPNRLGREYILPDGNAIKLTDQLFRAPETLFVPANAGIEAPGIDKMILQSVMKCDGNIHPDIMRNVVLSGGSTLFRGLNERLLKELQTQSPSTIPVKLLVPRDRMYSVWIGASVLTSLTSFRDMWVTSEDYKKTGPSVLQRKCF